One Thermoleophilaceae bacterium DNA window includes the following coding sequences:
- a CDS encoding site-2 protease family protein: protein MLGRSIQLGRIFGIRIGANPSWFVVLFLLIWLLTGQYKDAFPGHDTKAFGLAVASALLLFLCVLLHELGHALVARRNNVPIAGIELWLFGGIATMTREPDTPGAAFRISAAGPAVTLVIAVGSWLAGALIWGWGNFIHAAYLDERFGYSTAEILLGYVALVNAGLLLFNLIPGYPLDGGNILRAIAWWRTGDRLRATRFAARTGRVFAYLMMAFGVYVAIRGAVFTGIWFILIGNFFAQAARGTEMQTRITSQLEGLSVADVMDAEPVAVPSEAHLDRVLDEFFLRYRWPWFPVIDRAGRFLGLVIREKVDEVPEELRPGWTVDEVMSKDAEGSLRVLTDAPLESLLGREGLRTLGALMAVDGEGVLKGVVTLDQVRRALQPPTPAV, encoded by the coding sequence ATGCTGGGTCGCTCCATACAACTCGGCCGCATCTTCGGGATTCGGATCGGCGCCAACCCAAGTTGGTTCGTCGTGCTGTTCCTGCTGATCTGGCTGCTCACCGGCCAGTACAAGGACGCCTTCCCGGGACATGACACCAAAGCGTTCGGGCTCGCGGTGGCCAGCGCCCTGCTGCTGTTCCTCTGCGTGTTGCTGCACGAGCTGGGCCATGCTCTGGTGGCGCGTCGCAACAACGTGCCGATCGCCGGTATCGAGCTGTGGCTCTTCGGAGGCATCGCCACGATGACCCGCGAGCCGGATACGCCCGGCGCGGCCTTCCGGATCTCGGCCGCGGGGCCGGCCGTCACGCTCGTGATCGCGGTGGGCTCGTGGCTGGCCGGCGCCCTGATCTGGGGCTGGGGCAACTTCATCCACGCCGCGTATCTCGACGAGCGCTTCGGCTACAGCACGGCGGAGATCCTCCTCGGCTACGTGGCGCTCGTGAACGCGGGGCTGCTCCTCTTCAACCTCATCCCGGGCTATCCGCTCGACGGCGGCAACATCCTGCGCGCCATTGCGTGGTGGCGCACGGGCGACCGCCTGCGCGCCACCCGTTTCGCGGCCCGCACCGGCCGCGTGTTCGCGTACCTGATGATGGCGTTCGGCGTGTACGTGGCTATCCGCGGCGCGGTGTTCACCGGCATCTGGTTCATCCTGATCGGCAACTTCTTCGCCCAGGCGGCACGCGGCACGGAGATGCAGACGCGCATCACCTCACAGCTCGAGGGGCTCAGCGTGGCGGACGTGATGGATGCGGAGCCGGTGGCGGTGCCATCTGAGGCGCACCTCGACCGCGTGCTCGACGAGTTCTTCCTGCGCTATCGCTGGCCGTGGTTCCCGGTGATCGATCGTGCCGGCCGCTTCCTTGGGCTGGTGATCCGGGAGAAGGTGGACGAGGTGCCGGAGGAGCTCCGGCCCGGCTGGACGGTGGACGAGGTGATGAGCAAGGACGCCGAGGGTTCCCTGCGGGTGCTCACCGACGCGCCGCTCGAGTCGCTCCTCGGGCGCGAGGGCCTGCGAACGCTTGGAGCGCTGATGGCTGTGGATGGCGAGGGCGTGCTGAAGGGCGTGGTGACGCTGGATCAGGTGAGGCGGGCACTGCAACCGCCAACGCCCGCGGTGTAA
- a CDS encoding isocitrate/isopropylmalate dehydrogenase family protein: MAHRVTFIPGDGTGPEISEAVERVLEATGVEFEWDFQDAGADVYEAEGTPLPDRVIESIKERGVAIKGPITTPVGSGFRSINVALRKELDLYACLRPCKAYEGVRTRFPETDIVIVRENHEDLYAGIEFQLNDPKTEQLRQFIKDTEGTELRKDIGVSIKPISVFGTQRIVRAAFNYAKLNGRKKVTLAHKANIMKHTDGLFLDVGRHVAQGEFPDIEFEDRIIDNLCNQLVSRPEEYDVIVLPNLYGDIVSDLGAGMIGGLGLAPGANIGDEYAVFEAVHGSAPKYKGQNKVNPTALLLSGVMMLRHLEEFDAAERMENAIADVIREGESVTYDMKESRDDPSAVGTSEFADAIISKMEKVAA, encoded by the coding sequence GTGGCTCATCGCGTGACCTTCATCCCCGGCGACGGCACCGGGCCGGAGATATCGGAAGCAGTCGAGCGTGTGCTCGAGGCCACCGGCGTCGAATTCGAGTGGGACTTCCAGGACGCGGGCGCAGACGTATACGAGGCGGAGGGAACCCCGCTCCCAGACCGTGTGATCGAATCGATCAAGGAGCGCGGCGTGGCCATCAAGGGCCCGATCACCACGCCCGTGGGCTCCGGCTTCCGCTCGATCAACGTCGCCCTCCGCAAGGAGCTCGACCTCTATGCCTGCCTGCGACCGTGCAAGGCCTACGAGGGCGTGCGCACCCGCTTTCCCGAGACCGACATCGTGATCGTCCGGGAGAACCACGAGGACCTGTACGCGGGCATCGAGTTCCAGCTGAACGATCCGAAGACCGAGCAGCTCCGCCAGTTCATCAAGGACACGGAGGGCACCGAGCTGCGCAAGGACATCGGCGTATCGATCAAGCCGATCTCGGTGTTCGGCACCCAGCGGATCGTGCGCGCCGCCTTCAACTACGCCAAGCTCAACGGGCGCAAGAAGGTCACCCTTGCGCACAAGGCCAACATCATGAAACACACCGACGGGCTGTTCCTCGACGTCGGCCGGCACGTGGCTCAGGGGGAGTTCCCGGACATCGAGTTCGAGGACCGGATCATCGACAACCTGTGCAACCAGCTCGTGTCGCGGCCCGAGGAGTACGACGTGATCGTGCTGCCTAACCTGTACGGCGACATCGTGTCCGATCTCGGCGCCGGCATGATCGGCGGCCTCGGGCTCGCTCCCGGCGCGAACATCGGCGACGAATATGCGGTGTTCGAGGCGGTGCACGGCTCGGCGCCGAAGTACAAGGGGCAGAACAAGGTGAATCCCACCGCCCTGCTCCTGTCGGGCGTGATGATGCTGCGCCACCTCGAGGAGTTCGACGCGGCGGAGCGGATGGAGAACGCGATCGCGGACGTGATCCGCGAGGGCGAGTCCGTGACCTACGACATGAAGGAGAGCCGCGACGACCCGAGCGCCGTGGGCACCTCCGAATTCGCCGACGCGATCATCTCGAAGATGGAGAAGGTCGCGGCTTAG
- a CDS encoding winged helix-turn-helix domain-containing protein, which translates to MADFLAEKRAEIDERLRELRPLHEEYLKLERAKAALDGVDTPRRGRPRGSTRRRRRRGGSTRADETLNLIRQNPGVTVSELARMMNISPPNYLYRVVANLQSDGAVTKQGKGYVAS; encoded by the coding sequence GTGGCCGACTTCCTTGCCGAGAAGCGCGCCGAGATCGACGAACGATTGAGGGAACTCCGGCCGCTTCACGAGGAGTACCTCAAGCTCGAGCGCGCGAAGGCCGCGCTTGACGGCGTGGACACGCCGCGCCGCGGGCGCCCACGCGGCTCCACGAGGCGGCGCAGGCGCCGCGGCGGCTCCACTCGCGCGGACGAGACGCTCAACCTTATCCGCCAGAACCCGGGTGTCACGGTAAGCGAGCTCGCGCGCATGATGAACATCAGCCCTCCCAATTACCTGTATCGCGTCGTCGCCAATCTGCAATCAGACGGAGCAGTGACGAAACAGGGCAAGGGCTACGTCGCAAGCTAA
- the mdh gene encoding malate dehydrogenase, whose translation MRNKITVVGAGNVGATTAQRLAERDYADIVLVDIVEGMPQGKCLDLNQAGPVVGYEAKLTGTNGYEETSGSDIVVITSGFPRQPGMSRDDLLAKNKEIVGGVAGQVAERSPDAIVIVVTNPLDAMCHVALDVTQFPRQRVIGMAGVLDSARFRTFLAWELGVSVRDVTGFVLGGHGDTMVPVVSYSNVAGVPIRQKISDSRIEEIVQRTRDGGAEVVKLLQKGSAFYAPAAAVAEMCDSIIHDQKRVLPCAALCQGEFGIDGLFVGVPVRLGKEGVEEIVEIELEDDEKQQLEKSAAAVKELVDAMANL comes from the coding sequence ATGCGGAACAAGATAACTGTAGTAGGTGCAGGAAATGTGGGAGCTACCACTGCACAGCGACTTGCAGAGCGTGACTACGCGGACATCGTGCTCGTGGACATCGTTGAGGGCATGCCGCAGGGCAAGTGCCTCGATCTGAACCAGGCCGGCCCGGTGGTGGGATACGAGGCCAAGCTCACGGGCACGAACGGTTACGAGGAGACCTCGGGCTCCGACATCGTCGTCATCACCTCGGGCTTCCCGCGCCAGCCGGGCATGAGCCGCGACGACCTTCTCGCGAAGAACAAGGAGATCGTGGGCGGCGTGGCGGGGCAGGTTGCGGAGCGCTCTCCGGACGCGATCGTCATCGTGGTCACCAACCCGCTTGACGCCATGTGCCACGTGGCCCTCGACGTGACCCAGTTCCCGCGCCAGCGCGTGATCGGCATGGCGGGCGTGCTCGACTCCGCCCGCTTCCGCACCTTCCTCGCATGGGAGCTTGGGGTATCCGTGCGCGACGTCACCGGCTTCGTGCTCGGCGGCCACGGGGACACGATGGTTCCGGTGGTGTCGTACTCCAACGTGGCCGGCGTGCCGATCCGCCAGAAGATCTCGGACAGCCGCATCGAGGAGATCGTGCAGCGCACGCGCGACGGCGGCGCCGAGGTGGTGAAGCTGCTCCAGAAGGGTTCGGCGTTCTACGCGCCCGCGGCCGCGGTGGCCGAGATGTGCGACTCGATCATCCACGACCAGAAGCGCGTGCTTCCGTGCGCCGCGCTCTGCCAGGGCGAGTTTGGCATCGACGGCCTCTTCGTCGGCGTGCCGGTGAGGCTCGGCAAGGAGGGCGTGGAGGAGATCGTCGAGATCGAGCTCGAGGACGACGAGAAGCAGCAGCTGGAGAAGTCGGCGGCGGCGGTTAAGGAGCTCGTCGACGCGATGGCAAACCTCTAA
- a CDS encoding SRPBCC family protein, which yields MRVERTIEIDAPADRVYDLVMDPRRLGDWVTIHVGLKDAPAGELQKGSEMVQCLKLAGRRFDVHWEVVQAEKPRRVVWEGKGPVHSRAKVVYDLDPDGDGKTCFSYMNEYSMPGGPLGRIAGGVLKRTAERESEKTLEELKRIVER from the coding sequence ATGAGGGTGGAGCGCACGATCGAAATCGACGCGCCTGCCGACCGCGTGTACGACCTTGTGATGGATCCCCGCAGGCTCGGCGATTGGGTCACGATCCATGTGGGTTTGAAGGACGCGCCAGCGGGCGAACTGCAGAAGGGATCCGAGATGGTGCAGTGCCTGAAGCTTGCGGGACGCCGCTTCGACGTCCATTGGGAGGTGGTCCAGGCCGAGAAGCCGAGACGCGTGGTCTGGGAGGGCAAAGGACCGGTGCACTCGCGAGCGAAAGTTGTGTATGACCTCGACCCCGACGGAGATGGAAAGACTTGCTTCTCCTACATGAACGAGTACTCGATGCCGGGCGGACCGCTCGGGCGGATCGCAGGGGGCGTTCTCAAGCGGACCGCGGAGCGCGAGTCCGAGAAGACGCTCGAGGAGCTCAAGCGGATCGTGGAGAGGTGA
- a CDS encoding NAD(P)H-binding protein, with translation MPELVTGATGYVGGRLIERLLREGREVRALARNPSRLEAPAEVKAVKGDLVTGRGVDRALDGCDVAYYLVHSMEPAAGADGDFASRDRIAAENFARAAEGAGVERIVYLGGLVPQDPGQLSPHLASRLEVERILLESTPRSTALRASILIGARSSSFRILVRLVERLRLLPFPAWSQHRTQPIDERDAIEYLARTPFTPAAEGKSLDIAGPEMLSYGEMIERIADLMGVGRTPLRLNASATPVASAVVSAIVDQPVELVRPLMYSLERDLLPRDNEARRLYGVRVHSFERAVEHALAEWESREELAAR, from the coding sequence ATGCCCGAGCTGGTGACCGGCGCGACCGGATACGTCGGCGGCCGCCTGATCGAGCGGCTGCTGCGCGAGGGGCGCGAGGTGAGGGCGCTCGCGCGGAATCCGTCCAGGCTCGAGGCGCCAGCCGAGGTGAAGGCCGTGAAGGGCGACCTCGTGACGGGGCGCGGCGTCGATCGCGCGCTCGATGGCTGCGACGTCGCGTACTACCTCGTGCACTCGATGGAGCCGGCCGCCGGAGCGGACGGGGACTTCGCGAGCCGCGACCGCATCGCCGCCGAGAACTTCGCGCGCGCTGCGGAGGGAGCCGGGGTCGAGCGGATCGTCTACCTCGGCGGCCTCGTGCCGCAGGACCCGGGACAGCTCTCACCGCACCTCGCCTCCCGCCTCGAGGTGGAGCGGATCCTGCTCGAGTCGACCCCGCGCTCGACAGCGTTGCGCGCCTCGATCCTGATCGGAGCGAGATCGTCGTCGTTTCGGATCCTCGTGCGGCTCGTGGAGCGGCTGCGGCTGCTGCCCTTCCCCGCCTGGAGCCAACACCGCACTCAGCCGATCGACGAGCGCGACGCGATCGAATATCTCGCGCGTACCCCGTTTACGCCGGCCGCGGAAGGGAAGTCTCTCGACATCGCGGGCCCAGAAATGCTGTCCTACGGCGAGATGATCGAGCGCATTGCCGATCTGATGGGCGTCGGCCGGACTCCCCTTCGCCTGAACGCGTCCGCCACGCCCGTCGCGAGCGCGGTGGTCAGCGCGATCGTTGACCAGCCGGTGGAGCTCGTCCGGCCGCTCATGTACTCCTTGGAGCGTGACCTCCTGCCCCGGGACAACGAGGCACGGCGGCTTTACGGCGTCCGCGTTCACTCGTTCGAGCGAGCGGTCGAGCACGCGCTCGCCGAATGGGAGTCGCGCGAGGAGCTGGCGGCCCGATGA
- a CDS encoding LysR family transcriptional regulator: MIDLRRLQMFHAVATRQSFSAAALDLSYTQSSVSEGVAVLERELGVTLLDRSSRPVRVTPAGELVLDHAETLLGQVTAIEQDLVSLAHGDVGRLRIAGFYTAWSSFLPAAVAAFARAHPRVELEIEQLDPPEALRHLRAGEIDLAVVYQFERGDPAADPAAQLVSTHVARDHWALAVPARSPLARKGRLKVSDLAEASWSSPPLDSHATLLLREFCREHGGFDPRIAYPTDDVAMAQPLIAAGLAVALLPGLNLAQRHPGVVVRQLPQTPPGRDIWCVQPANRRVPSVPAMEEQIVAAAQRLRR, translated from the coding sequence ATGATCGATCTGCGGCGGCTCCAGATGTTCCACGCGGTGGCCACGCGGCAGTCGTTCTCGGCGGCCGCGCTCGATCTGTCGTATACGCAGTCCAGCGTTTCGGAGGGAGTGGCGGTGCTGGAGCGCGAGCTCGGTGTGACCTTGCTCGACCGCTCCAGCCGGCCAGTTCGCGTCACGCCCGCCGGCGAGCTGGTCCTCGATCACGCCGAAACGCTGCTCGGGCAGGTCACCGCCATCGAGCAGGACCTCGTGTCACTCGCTCACGGGGACGTCGGGCGGCTGCGCATCGCGGGCTTCTACACGGCATGGTCCAGCTTCCTCCCCGCCGCCGTGGCCGCCTTCGCCCGGGCGCACCCACGCGTGGAGCTGGAGATCGAGCAGCTCGATCCGCCTGAGGCGCTTCGCCACCTGCGCGCCGGAGAGATCGACCTTGCGGTGGTCTACCAATTCGAGCGCGGCGATCCGGCGGCGGATCCGGCTGCGCAGCTCGTGAGCACGCACGTGGCTCGCGATCACTGGGCGCTCGCCGTGCCCGCCCGCAGCCCGCTCGCGCGGAAGGGGCGCTTGAAGGTCTCGGACCTCGCGGAGGCGAGCTGGAGCAGCCCGCCCCTCGACAGCCATGCCACGCTCCTGCTGCGGGAGTTCTGCCGCGAGCACGGCGGCTTCGACCCGCGGATCGCCTATCCCACGGATGACGTGGCAATGGCGCAGCCGCTCATCGCTGCGGGTCTCGCGGTCGCCCTGCTCCCTGGGCTGAACCTCGCCCAGCGGCATCCCGGAGTGGTCGTGCGGCAGCTGCCCCAAACACCGCCTGGGCGAGACATCTGGTGCGTGCAGCCCGCGAACCGGCGGGTGCCGTCGGTGCCGGCGATGGAGGAACAGATCGTGGCGGCCGCGCAGCGCCTTCGGCGCTGA
- a CDS encoding cupin domain-containing protein, whose product MNTTTTPTRAAELVFLGARCRILVDSSAGGEGYGLVDMMEVPAGDMPPLHVHHRHDEGFLLLEGELSLFLPGREIALQPGEFVLAPHGVPHAYQVGDAPARFLVLSRPGGFEQFVRAVAAMDELSPEALGATAAVHHIEILGPPGTLP is encoded by the coding sequence ATGAACACAACCACCACACCCACACGCGCCGCCGAGCTCGTGTTCCTCGGCGCGCGCTGCCGCATCCTCGTCGACTCGTCAGCCGGCGGCGAGGGGTATGGCCTCGTCGACATGATGGAGGTGCCGGCCGGAGACATGCCGCCCCTCCACGTGCATCACAGGCACGACGAGGGTTTTCTCCTCCTCGAGGGCGAGCTGTCCCTGTTCCTTCCCGGCCGCGAGATCGCACTCCAGCCCGGCGAGTTCGTGCTGGCGCCGCACGGGGTCCCGCACGCCTACCAGGTGGGCGATGCGCCGGCCCGCTTTCTCGTGCTCTCGCGGCCCGGCGGCTTCGAGCAGTTCGTGCGCGCCGTCGCGGCCATGGACGAGCTCTCTCCCGAGGCGCTGGGCGCCACGGCAGCGGTGCACCACATCGAGATCCTGGGCCCTCCCGGCACGCTGCCCTAG
- a CDS encoding MBL fold metallo-hydrolase, with protein MRLTVLGKSPSWQDADGACSGYLLEEDGVAVLLDCGNGVFSKLRRYRDYTAVDAVVISHLHADHFLDLVPFSYALTYAPRQQPVPVDRWPGTAEPARPRLIAPPGAGEVFRRVTGAWGSETLIENAFSLEEYDVSSSPEVGPFRFRFCEVPHFQETFAICVTSSSNGGGKLVFGADSRPTSELVEFARGVDLLLIEATLPRPERDGQRGHLTPREAGEHGRDSGVGRLVLTHISDELDHLWARKEASSAYGGPVEVAREGAVYSI; from the coding sequence ATGAGGCTGACGGTGTTGGGGAAGTCGCCGTCCTGGCAGGACGCCGACGGGGCGTGCTCGGGCTACCTCCTCGAGGAGGACGGCGTTGCGGTACTGCTCGACTGCGGCAACGGCGTGTTCTCGAAGCTCAGGCGCTACCGGGACTACACGGCCGTCGACGCGGTGGTGATCTCGCACCTGCATGCGGACCACTTCCTCGATCTCGTCCCCTTCTCGTACGCGCTCACCTACGCGCCGCGGCAGCAGCCGGTGCCGGTGGACCGATGGCCCGGCACCGCGGAGCCGGCGCGTCCGCGGCTCATCGCCCCGCCCGGCGCGGGCGAGGTGTTCCGGCGTGTGACCGGGGCATGGGGAAGCGAGACGCTGATCGAGAATGCGTTTTCACTCGAGGAGTACGACGTCTCGTCGAGCCCGGAGGTGGGGCCGTTCCGGTTCCGCTTCTGCGAGGTGCCGCACTTCCAGGAGACCTTTGCGATCTGCGTGACGTCGTCGTCGAACGGCGGCGGCAAGCTCGTGTTCGGTGCCGACTCGCGCCCCACGAGCGAGCTCGTGGAATTCGCACGCGGCGTCGACCTGCTGCTGATCGAGGCCACGCTGCCGCGGCCGGAGCGCGACGGCCAGCGCGGCCATCTCACCCCGCGCGAGGCCGGGGAGCACGGGCGCGACTCTGGTGTGGGGCGGCTCGTGCTCACCCACATCTCGGATGAGCTCGACCACCTATGGGCGCGCAAGGAGGCGAGCTCGGCCTACGGGGGCCCGGTGGAGGTCGCGCGCGAAGGAGCCGTTTACTCCATCTAG
- a CDS encoding Hsp20/alpha crystallin family protein, giving the protein MSVGRDPFASFERMRREIDELFGDVFERSGFAPRRGFSPRVDVYYCGDPPKAVVNVDLAGVNIEEVGLEIRGRQLLISGERLTQDAEGRLYQQIEIEQGPFRRVVELGADVDSENAQATYDDGVLRIDIPLVRQDEAVRRVPIEGRDRPEVDPG; this is encoded by the coding sequence ATGTCAGTCGGACGTGATCCCTTCGCCAGTTTCGAGCGCATGCGCCGCGAGATCGACGAGCTCTTCGGAGACGTCTTCGAACGCAGCGGATTTGCGCCGCGCCGCGGCTTCTCGCCCCGCGTAGACGTGTACTACTGCGGCGACCCGCCGAAAGCCGTCGTGAACGTCGACCTCGCGGGCGTGAACATCGAAGAGGTGGGACTCGAGATCAGGGGCCGGCAGCTCCTCATCAGCGGGGAGCGCCTCACCCAGGACGCCGAGGGCCGGCTCTACCAGCAGATCGAGATCGAGCAGGGCCCGTTCCGCCGGGTGGTCGAGCTCGGCGCGGACGTGGACTCGGAGAACGCGCAGGCCACCTACGACGACGGCGTGCTCAGGATCGACATCCCGCTCGTCCGCCAGGACGAGGCGGTCCGGCGTGTCCCGATCGAGGGCCGGGACCGTCCGGAGGTCGATCCCGGGTGA
- the lon gene encoding endopeptidase La: MTIQIPSVGPDGGGPAATPAALPVLPLKDSVTFPDTLTPLAVGQERSVRLVNDVLGGNRMLVMVASRNAELDEPGPDDLYDVGVVGVVARMMKVPDGTLRILVQGTQRVRLQDFVATEPYLISRIEEEPDIVEPSAELEALKRNVQNTFTQIIEQTPYLPEEMAVALANLDDPAELAHMIAGSLRIGVEEKQQLLEERNVAKRLRLLSQFLARELDVISLGTKIQTQVQSEVDQAQREYFLRQQLKAIQQELGETDETQAEVNDLREQLEAADLPEFAREVADRELTRFERLPPQSPEHGVIRGYLEWIVALPWSKSTADDLDLKKARRVLDRDHYDIEKVKDRILEFLAVRKLKPDARSSILCFVGPPGVGKTSLGRSIARAMGREFERISVGGVRDEAEIRGHRRTYVGAMPGVIIRALRDAGANNPVLMIDEIDKMGADFRGDPASAMLEVLDPEQNSTFRDHYMDMPFDLSNVMFITTANQLDPIPGPLRDRMEIIQLAGYTEQEKMQIAKRYLVPRQIDRNGLDKARIEVTDEALRLIIDGYTREAGVRNLEREIGAICRKVARDVAEGKNRKRVIRERQVRDMLGRKRFLHEVARRTGQPGVATGLAWTPVGGEVLFIEATAFPGQGHLQITGQLGDVMKESAAAALSYVKANARKWGADKPDDWFRSHDVHVHVPAGAIPKDGPSAGTAMATALVSLVTGRAVRSDVAMTGEITLTGQVLPIGGLKEKALAAERAGIKCVIAPRLNEPDLEDMPPHLKRRVDFKFASKIEQVLKLALEE; this comes from the coding sequence GTGACGATTCAGATTCCGAGCGTGGGCCCGGACGGCGGAGGCCCAGCCGCCACCCCGGCGGCTCTGCCCGTGCTGCCGCTCAAAGACTCCGTCACCTTCCCGGACACGCTCACCCCGCTCGCGGTTGGGCAGGAGCGCTCGGTCCGGCTCGTGAACGACGTGCTCGGTGGCAACCGCATGCTCGTGATGGTCGCGTCGCGCAACGCCGAGCTGGATGAGCCCGGGCCGGATGACCTCTACGACGTGGGCGTGGTGGGCGTGGTGGCCCGGATGATGAAGGTGCCCGATGGCACGCTCCGCATCCTCGTGCAGGGCACGCAGCGCGTGCGCCTCCAGGACTTCGTGGCCACCGAGCCCTACCTCATCTCGCGCATCGAGGAGGAGCCCGACATCGTCGAGCCGTCCGCCGAGCTCGAAGCGCTCAAGCGCAACGTCCAGAACACGTTCACGCAGATCATCGAGCAGACGCCCTACCTGCCGGAGGAGATGGCGGTGGCGCTCGCGAATCTCGACGACCCCGCCGAGCTCGCGCACATGATCGCGGGCTCGTTGCGGATCGGAGTGGAGGAGAAGCAGCAGCTGCTCGAGGAGCGCAACGTGGCCAAGCGCCTCAGGCTCCTCTCTCAGTTCCTCGCGCGCGAGCTCGACGTGATCTCGCTCGGCACGAAGATCCAGACGCAGGTCCAGTCCGAGGTGGACCAGGCTCAGCGCGAGTATTTCCTGCGCCAGCAGCTCAAGGCGATCCAGCAGGAGCTCGGCGAGACCGACGAGACCCAGGCCGAGGTGAACGACCTGCGCGAGCAGCTCGAGGCGGCGGACCTGCCGGAGTTCGCGCGCGAGGTGGCGGACCGCGAGCTCACGCGCTTCGAGCGGCTCCCGCCGCAGTCGCCGGAGCACGGAGTGATCCGCGGCTACCTCGAGTGGATCGTCGCGCTGCCCTGGTCGAAATCCACCGCGGACGACCTCGACCTGAAGAAGGCGCGCCGCGTTCTCGACCGCGACCACTACGACATCGAGAAGGTGAAGGACCGCATCCTCGAGTTCCTCGCGGTGCGCAAGCTCAAGCCGGACGCGCGGTCCTCGATCCTCTGCTTCGTCGGCCCGCCGGGTGTGGGGAAGACGTCGCTCGGCCGCTCGATCGCCCGAGCGATGGGCCGCGAGTTCGAGCGCATCTCCGTGGGAGGCGTGCGCGACGAGGCCGAGATCCGCGGCCACCGCCGCACCTACGTGGGCGCGATGCCCGGCGTGATCATCCGCGCGCTGCGCGACGCCGGCGCGAACAACCCGGTGCTGATGATCGACGAGATCGACAAGATGGGCGCGGATTTCCGCGGCGACCCCGCGAGCGCCATGCTCGAGGTGCTCGACCCCGAGCAGAACTCCACCTTCCGCGACCACTACATGGACATGCCGTTCGACCTCTCGAACGTCATGTTCATCACCACCGCGAACCAGCTCGACCCGATCCCGGGGCCGCTTCGCGACCGCATGGAGATCATCCAGCTCGCCGGCTACACCGAGCAGGAGAAGATGCAGATCGCCAAGCGCTACCTGGTGCCGCGCCAGATCGACCGCAACGGCCTCGACAAGGCGAGGATCGAGGTCACGGACGAGGCGCTCCGCCTGATCATCGACGGCTACACGCGCGAGGCGGGCGTGCGCAACCTCGAGCGCGAGATCGGAGCGATCTGCCGGAAGGTGGCGCGCGACGTGGCCGAGGGCAAGAACCGCAAGCGCGTGATCCGCGAGCGGCAGGTGCGCGACATGCTCGGCAGGAAGCGCTTCCTCCACGAGGTCGCGCGGCGCACGGGCCAGCCCGGCGTGGCCACCGGCCTCGCCTGGACGCCGGTGGGCGGCGAGGTGCTCTTCATCGAGGCCACCGCGTTCCCCGGACAGGGACACCTCCAGATCACCGGCCAGCTCGGCGACGTGATGAAGGAGTCCGCCGCCGCCGCGCTCTCCTACGTGAAGGCGAATGCCCGCAAGTGGGGCGCCGACAAGCCGGACGACTGGTTTCGCTCGCACGACGTGCACGTGCACGTTCCCGCGGGCGCGATCCCGAAGGACGGTCCGAGCGCCGGCACCGCGATGGCCACCGCGCTCGTGTCTCTCGTCACCGGGCGCGCCGTGCGCTCGGATGTCGCGATGACCGGCGAGATCACCCTCACGGGCCAGGTGTTGCCGATCGGCGGGTTGAAGGAGAAGGCGCTCGCGGCCGAGCGCGCGGGAATCAAGTGCGTGATCGCGCCGCGGCTGAACGAGCCCGACCTCGAGGACATGCCGCCGCACCTGAAGAGGCGCGTGGACTTCAAGTTCGCCTCGAAGATCGAGCAGGTGCTGAAGCTGGCGCTCGAGGAGTAG